The following proteins are encoded in a genomic region of Glycine soja cultivar W05 chromosome 17, ASM419377v2, whole genome shotgun sequence:
- the LOC114391428 gene encoding glycerophosphodiester phosphodiesterase GDPDL6-like isoform X2: MNISVWEKNKMFRSLFLIPLLLHTILAKKTALPNLPTPQVPPQQWSTLSGNEPLVIARGGFSGLFPEGSPDAIGLAQGISVFLCNLQLTKDGGAFCVTGTTLDNTTTISLVDPKEKTYNVDGKDVQGHFSFDYTGLLIEQNVSMTQAIYSRPNFYDGASPVLNLDALLSGKSPPRTWLNVQNAALYIENGVQVVDIVLELLKVYQIEFVSSSDIGFLKSISGKSNKATKVVFKLLNNNKVEPSTKKPYGSIVKDLVTIKSFASGIMVPKEYIWPVKPDKYLGLPTTLVADAHKSGLEVYASGFANDFFTSYSYDYDPVAEYLQFVDRGDSVDGVVTDFPATASNAIAPTLIISNNGASGVYPGSSDLAYQKAIDDGADIIDCSVQMTKDGIAFCSESTDLTSDTTAMPKFMSRSSSVPEIQPKSGIFSFDLTWKEIQTLKRKYYFHNELKYKFLVSAQMVSKSSDFLRNPANKTSGKIVTLSEFLELAKAKAVPGILVNIQNAPYLASKKGLDIVDAVSIALINATFDKQTKQQVLIQSDDSSVLSRFKDIPSYKRVMLLIDKMGDVPKQSAEEIKKHADAVNLPKTSILKISNAILVGMTSIVQELKDANLTVFVHSLKNEYTTLAFDYWSDPNVEIATYIQIAKVDGIVTDFPATASRFMRSPCSIPTNDPSILPAKPGDLLNTIPTEIQPPALAPLPPLEVANVVDPPLPAVTKSSKNSTVAEPADAGATPASPPLPSGARANVASSGLSIITILVFAMLFAAHQ; this comes from the exons ATGAACATCAGTGTATGG GAAAAGAACAAAATGTTCAGAAGCTTGTTTCTGATTCCCTTGTTGCTTCATACAATATTGGCCAAAAAAACTGCACTTCCAAATCTTCCAACACCTCAAGTCCCTCCCCAGCAATGGTCAACATTAAGTG GCAATGAGCCTCTTGTAATAGCCCGTGGTGGTTTTTCGGGACTATTCCCAGAAGGCTCTCCTGATGCAATTGGGCTAGCACAAGGCATAAGCGTTTTCTTGTGCAATCTTCAGTTGACAAAAGATGGCGGTGCCTTTTGTGTCACGGGGACTACGCTTGACAATACAACAACTATATCTTTGGTGGATCCTAAGGAGAAAACCTACAATGTTGATGGGAAGGACGTGCAAGGACACTTTTCTTTTGATTACACAGGTCTTCTGATTGAGCAGAATGTATCAA TGACTCAGGCCATATATTCTCGACCCAATTTTTACGATGGTGCTTCTCCGGTTCTTAATCTTGATGCTCTACTAAGCGGAAAATCGCCCCCAAGGACCTGGTTGAATGTTcag AATGCAGCACTATACATCGAAAACGGAGTACAGGTGGTAGACATTGTTTTAGAATTATTGAAAGTTTATCAAATAGAGTTTGTTTCATCTTCAGATATTGgtttcttgaagagtatcagtGGGAAATCAAACAAGGCAACTAAGGTCGTCTTTAAACTTCTTAACAATAATAAGGTTGAACCCTCAACCAAGAAGCCATATGGAAGTATTGTGAAGGATCTTGTCACAATCAAGTCGTTTGCATCAGGAATAATGGTCCCAAAAGAATACATATGGCCAGTTAAACCAGACAAATATCTAGGACTTCCCACAACACTTGTGGCTGATGCCCATAAATCAGGACTAGAAGTTTATGCTTCTGGTTTTGCTAATGACTTCTTTACTAGTTATAGTTATGACTACGACCCTGTTGCCGAGTACCTTCAATTTGTAGACAGAGGTGATTCTGTTGATGGTGTTGTCACTGATTTCCCAGCAACAGCATCAAATGCCATCG CACCAACTTTGATCATAAGCAACAATGGAGCAAGTGGAGTTTATCCAGGCAGCAGTGATCTTGCATATCAGAAAGCAATAGATGATGGCGCTGACATTATAGATTGCTCGGTTCAAATGACAAAAGATGGAATTGCCTTCTGCTCAGAATCCACAGACCTAACATCAGATACCACTGCAATGCCTAAATTCATGTCTCGATCTTCCAGTGTCCCAGAAATTCAACCAAAAAGtggaattttctcctttgatCTTACATGGAAAGAGATTCAGACATTAAAACGTAAATACT ATTTCCATAATGAACTTAAGTATAAATTTCTTGTTTCAGCTCAAATGGTTAGTAAAAGCAGCGATTTCCTAAGAAACCCCGCAAACAAGACCAGCGGTAAAATTGTCACCCTCTCGGAATTTTTGGAGTTAGCCAAGGCTAAGGCAGTTCCTGGCATTTTGGTCAACATACAA AATGCCCCCTACCTTGCATCCAAAAAGGGTCTTGACATTGTAGATGCTGTCAGCATTGCTTTGATCAATGCCACCTTTGACAAGCAAACCAAACAACAAGTTCTGATTCAATCAGATGACAGCTCGGTCCTATCCAGGTTTAAAGACATCCCATCTTACAAAAGGGTTATGTTATTGATTGATAAAATGGGCGATGTACCAAAACAATCAGCAGAAGAAATAAAGAAGCATGCGGATGCAGTGAATCTTCCAAAAACCTCAATTCTCAAAATATCTAATGCCATCTTAGTAGGAATGACATCTATTGTTCAAGAGTTGAAAGATGCAAACCTCACAGTATTCGTCCATAGTCTTAAAAACGAATACACAACCCTGGCATTTGACTATTGGTCTGATCCTAATGTCGAGATTGCAACTTACATCCAAATTGCCAAGGTTGATGGAATCGTGACCGATTTTCCAGCCACTGCTAGTAGATTCATGA GGAGTCCATGTAGCATTCCAACCAATGATCCTTCTATCTTACCAGCTAAGCCTGGTGATCTATTGAACACTATTCCAACTGAAATTCAGCCACCAGCACTGGCTCCACTTCCTCCTCTTGAGGTTGCAAACGTTGTTGACCCACCTCTTCCCGCTGTGACTAAAAGTTCTAAAAATTCCACTGTAGCTGAGCCTGCTGATGCTGGTGCTACACCTGCCTCCCCTCCTCTCCCTTCAGGTGCCAGGGCAAATGTTGCTAGCAGTGGCCTTTCTATAATAACTATTTTGGTGTTTGCTATGCTCTTCGCTGCTCATCAATGA
- the LOC114391428 gene encoding glycerophosphodiester phosphodiesterase GDPDL6-like isoform X1, which produces MNISVWEKNKMFRSLFLIPLLLHTILAKKTALPNLPTPQVPPQQWSTLSGNEPLVIARGGFSGLFPEGSPDAIGLAQGISVFLCNLQLTKDGGAFCVTGTTLDNTTTISLVDPKEKTYNVDGKDVQGHFSFDYTGLLIEQNVSMTQAIYSRPNFYDGASPVLNLDALLSGKSPPRTWLNVQNAALYIENGVQVVDIVLELLKVYQIEFVSSSDIGFLKSISGKSNKATKVVFKLLNNNKVEPSTKKPYGSIVKDLVTIKSFASGIMVPKEYIWPVKPDKYLGLPTTLVADAHKSGLEVYASGFANDFFTSYSYDYDPVAEYLQFVDRGDSVDGVVTDFPATASNAIACFAHNNTLPKKAPTLIISNNGASGVYPGSSDLAYQKAIDDGADIIDCSVQMTKDGIAFCSESTDLTSDTTAMPKFMSRSSSVPEIQPKSGIFSFDLTWKEIQTLKPQMVSKSSDFLRNPANKTSGKIVTLSEFLELAKAKAVPGILVNIQNAPYLASKKGLDIVDAVSIALINATFDKQTKQQVLIQSDDSSVLSRFKDIPSYKRVMLLIDKMGDVPKQSAEEIKKHADAVNLPKTSILKISNAILVGMTSIVQELKDANLTVFVHSLKNEYTTLAFDYWSDPNVEIATYIQIAKVDGIVTDFPATASRFMRSPCSIPTNDPSILPAKPGDLLNTIPTEIQPPALAPLPPLEVANVVDPPLPAVTKSSKNSTVAEPADAGATPASPPLPSGARANVASSGLSIITILVFAMLFAAHQ; this is translated from the exons ATGAACATCAGTGTATGG GAAAAGAACAAAATGTTCAGAAGCTTGTTTCTGATTCCCTTGTTGCTTCATACAATATTGGCCAAAAAAACTGCACTTCCAAATCTTCCAACACCTCAAGTCCCTCCCCAGCAATGGTCAACATTAAGTG GCAATGAGCCTCTTGTAATAGCCCGTGGTGGTTTTTCGGGACTATTCCCAGAAGGCTCTCCTGATGCAATTGGGCTAGCACAAGGCATAAGCGTTTTCTTGTGCAATCTTCAGTTGACAAAAGATGGCGGTGCCTTTTGTGTCACGGGGACTACGCTTGACAATACAACAACTATATCTTTGGTGGATCCTAAGGAGAAAACCTACAATGTTGATGGGAAGGACGTGCAAGGACACTTTTCTTTTGATTACACAGGTCTTCTGATTGAGCAGAATGTATCAA TGACTCAGGCCATATATTCTCGACCCAATTTTTACGATGGTGCTTCTCCGGTTCTTAATCTTGATGCTCTACTAAGCGGAAAATCGCCCCCAAGGACCTGGTTGAATGTTcag AATGCAGCACTATACATCGAAAACGGAGTACAGGTGGTAGACATTGTTTTAGAATTATTGAAAGTTTATCAAATAGAGTTTGTTTCATCTTCAGATATTGgtttcttgaagagtatcagtGGGAAATCAAACAAGGCAACTAAGGTCGTCTTTAAACTTCTTAACAATAATAAGGTTGAACCCTCAACCAAGAAGCCATATGGAAGTATTGTGAAGGATCTTGTCACAATCAAGTCGTTTGCATCAGGAATAATGGTCCCAAAAGAATACATATGGCCAGTTAAACCAGACAAATATCTAGGACTTCCCACAACACTTGTGGCTGATGCCCATAAATCAGGACTAGAAGTTTATGCTTCTGGTTTTGCTAATGACTTCTTTACTAGTTATAGTTATGACTACGACCCTGTTGCCGAGTACCTTCAATTTGTAGACAGAGGTGATTCTGTTGATGGTGTTGTCACTGATTTCCCAGCAACAGCATCAAATGCCATCG CTTGCTTTGCACACAACAATACTTTGCCTAAAAAAG CACCAACTTTGATCATAAGCAACAATGGAGCAAGTGGAGTTTATCCAGGCAGCAGTGATCTTGCATATCAGAAAGCAATAGATGATGGCGCTGACATTATAGATTGCTCGGTTCAAATGACAAAAGATGGAATTGCCTTCTGCTCAGAATCCACAGACCTAACATCAGATACCACTGCAATGCCTAAATTCATGTCTCGATCTTCCAGTGTCCCAGAAATTCAACCAAAAAGtggaattttctcctttgatCTTACATGGAAAGAGATTCAGACATTAAAAC CTCAAATGGTTAGTAAAAGCAGCGATTTCCTAAGAAACCCCGCAAACAAGACCAGCGGTAAAATTGTCACCCTCTCGGAATTTTTGGAGTTAGCCAAGGCTAAGGCAGTTCCTGGCATTTTGGTCAACATACAA AATGCCCCCTACCTTGCATCCAAAAAGGGTCTTGACATTGTAGATGCTGTCAGCATTGCTTTGATCAATGCCACCTTTGACAAGCAAACCAAACAACAAGTTCTGATTCAATCAGATGACAGCTCGGTCCTATCCAGGTTTAAAGACATCCCATCTTACAAAAGGGTTATGTTATTGATTGATAAAATGGGCGATGTACCAAAACAATCAGCAGAAGAAATAAAGAAGCATGCGGATGCAGTGAATCTTCCAAAAACCTCAATTCTCAAAATATCTAATGCCATCTTAGTAGGAATGACATCTATTGTTCAAGAGTTGAAAGATGCAAACCTCACAGTATTCGTCCATAGTCTTAAAAACGAATACACAACCCTGGCATTTGACTATTGGTCTGATCCTAATGTCGAGATTGCAACTTACATCCAAATTGCCAAGGTTGATGGAATCGTGACCGATTTTCCAGCCACTGCTAGTAGATTCATGA GGAGTCCATGTAGCATTCCAACCAATGATCCTTCTATCTTACCAGCTAAGCCTGGTGATCTATTGAACACTATTCCAACTGAAATTCAGCCACCAGCACTGGCTCCACTTCCTCCTCTTGAGGTTGCAAACGTTGTTGACCCACCTCTTCCCGCTGTGACTAAAAGTTCTAAAAATTCCACTGTAGCTGAGCCTGCTGATGCTGGTGCTACACCTGCCTCCCCTCCTCTCCCTTCAGGTGCCAGGGCAAATGTTGCTAGCAGTGGCCTTTCTATAATAACTATTTTGGTGTTTGCTATGCTCTTCGCTGCTCATCAATGA
- the LOC114391429 gene encoding temperature-induced lipocalin-1-like, which produces MATKAMEVVKGLDVKRYMGRWYEIACFPSRFQPSDGVNTRATYALRDDGTVNVLNETWSGGKRSFIEGTAYKADPNSDEAKLKVRFWVPPFLPLFPVTGDYWVLYIDQDYQFALIGQPSRNYLWILSRKNHMDDETYNELVQRAKDEGYDVSKLHKTPQSDSPPEEEGPQDTKGVWWIKSLLGK; this is translated from the exons ATGGCGACCAAAGCGATGGAGGTGGTGAAGGGTCTGGACGTGAAACGGTACATGGGTCGGTGGTACGAGATTGCGTGTTTCCCGTCGAGGTTTCAGCCCAGTGACGGCGTCAACACCAGAGCCACCTACGCTCTCAGAGATGACGGCACCGTCAACGTTCTCAATGAGACTTGGAGTGGCGGCAAAAGAAGCTTCATTGAGGGCACTGCTTATAAGGCCGATCCCAACAGTGACGAGGCCAAGTTGAAGGTCAGGTTCTGGGTGCCTCCGTTCTTACCCCTTTTTCCCGTTACTGGGGATTACTGGGTTTTGTACATTGACCAAGATTATCAGTTTGCTCTTATTGGCCAACCTAGCAGGAACTATCTTTGG ATATTGTCCAGGAAGAACCATATGGATGATGAAACCTACAATGAGCTTGTTCAGAGAGCTAAGGATGAGGGATATGATGTGAGCAAACTCCACAAGACTCCACAGAGTGATTCTCCACCGGAGGAAGAAGGTCCTCAGGACACCAAAGGCGTTTGGTGGATCAAGTCCCTTCTGGGGAAATAG